The following proteins are co-located in the bacterium genome:
- a CDS encoding cytochrome P450: MPDLMQTFGGDFMSPVPDPYRAYARLRDERPVTLLDLWMGPGYLVTRYDDVRTVLTDPQTFSSRSNANGIGLVIGRTILEMDAREHTRHRGIIAPAFVPRALRSDLPALVAGIADELIDRFAGDGGAELVRQFTSTIPIRVIAHVIGIPMEDYAIFHGWGLDIIGFTDDPPRGIAAAQRLVEFLTPLIAARRAAPRADLISRLVHAEVDGARLSDEEIYSFLRLLLPAGAETTFRLIGNLLHALLLHPSALAAVRADAATLDWAIEETLRWEAPVQFASRETTRPTMLAGVALPAGAQLLVAIGSANRDERRFADPDTFRLDRRPEDHMGFGFGRHFCLGAHLARLEARTAVGALLRRLPDLRFADDANHGIVGLAFRSPPALPVRF; this comes from the coding sequence GTTCGGGGGCGACTTCATGAGCCCCGTGCCCGATCCCTACCGCGCCTACGCGCGGCTGCGCGACGAACGGCCGGTGACGCTGCTCGACCTGTGGATGGGTCCCGGCTACCTGGTGACGCGCTACGACGACGTCCGCACGGTCCTGACTGACCCCCAGACCTTCTCCTCGCGCTCGAACGCCAACGGCATCGGCCTGGTGATCGGTCGCACCATCCTCGAGATGGACGCCCGCGAGCACACGCGGCACCGCGGCATCATCGCCCCGGCGTTCGTGCCCAGGGCGTTGCGCAGCGACCTGCCGGCGCTGGTCGCCGGCATCGCCGACGAGCTGATCGACCGCTTCGCCGGCGACGGCGGGGCCGAGCTGGTGCGCCAGTTCACCTCCACGATCCCGATCCGGGTGATCGCCCACGTCATCGGCATCCCGATGGAGGACTATGCGATCTTCCACGGCTGGGGCCTCGACATCATCGGCTTCACCGACGACCCGCCGCGCGGCATCGCCGCGGCCCAGCGCCTGGTCGAATTCCTGACGCCGCTGATCGCCGCCCGCCGTGCCGCGCCGCGCGCCGACCTCATCAGCCGCCTGGTCCATGCCGAGGTGGACGGCGCACGGCTGAGCGACGAGGAGATCTACAGCTTCCTGCGCCTGCTGCTGCCGGCGGGCGCGGAGACCACCTTCCGCCTGATCGGCAACCTGCTGCACGCGCTGCTGTTGCATCCGTCGGCGCTGGCGGCGGTGCGCGCCGACGCGGCGACGCTCGACTGGGCGATCGAGGAGACGCTGCGCTGGGAAGCGCCGGTGCAGTTTGCCTCGCGCGAGACGACGCGGCCGACGATGCTCGCCGGCGTCGCGCTGCCCGCCGGCGCCCAGCTCCTGGTTGCCATCGGCTCCGCCAACCGCGACGAGCGGCGATTCGCCGACCCGGACACCTTCCGCCTCGACCGCCGCCCCGAGGATCACATGGGCTTCGGCTTCGGCCGCCACTTCTGCCTCGGCGCGCACCTGGCCCGCCTCGAGGCGCGCACCGCGGTCGGCGCCCTGCTCCGCCGCCTGCCGGATCTCCGCTTCGCCGACGATGCCAACCACGGCATCGTCGGCCTGGCGTTCCGCTCGCCCCCGGCGCTGCCGGTCCGGTTCTGA